In Mercurialis annua linkage group LG6, ddMerAnnu1.2, whole genome shotgun sequence, the following are encoded in one genomic region:
- the LOC126654015 gene encoding Golgi SNAP receptor complex member 1-2 has protein sequence MTDQSLDLQESGWEELRREARKIEGDLDVKLSSYAKLGARFTQGGSGYVDTGSPTVASSRSWKSMEMEIQSLLEKLLDINDSMSRCAASAAPTTSVTQKLARHRDILHEFTQEYKRIKGNISSMREHAELLSSVRDDISEYKASGSMSPRMQLLRERAAIHGSISHIDDVINQAQSTRAVLGSQRSLFGDVQGKVKLLSDKFPIVRGLLGSIKRRRSRDTLILSAVIAACTLFLIIYWLSK, from the exons ATGACGGATCAGAGTCTAGATTTACAGGAGTCCGGTTGGGAAGAATTAAGGCGAGAAGCAAGAAAAATCGAAGGAGATCTCGACGTTAAGCTTTCCTCTTACGCTAAACTCGGCGCTAGGTTTACTCAAGGAG GTTCAGGTTATGTAGATACAGGGTCACCGACGGTTGCATCTAGCAGGTCGTGGAAATCTATGGAAATGGAAATACAGTCATTGCTTGAGAAGTTGCTAGATATCAATGACTCTATGAGTAGATGTGCGGCATCTGCTGCTCCGACTACGTCAGTTACTCAAAAGCTAGCACGGCATAGAGACATACTTCATGAGTTTACTCAG GAATATAAGCGAATCAAGGGAAATATAAGCTCAATGAGGGAACATGCAGAGCTTCTAAGTTCAGTTAGAGATGATATAAGTGAGTACAAG GCATCTGGTAGTATGTCTCCAAGAATGCAATTACTGCGAGAAAGAGCTGCCATTCATGGGAGTATTTCTCAC ATAGATGATGTCATAAATCAAGCTCAATCAACAAGAGCTGTCTTAGGTTCTCAGAGGTCTTTGTTTGGAGATGTCCAAGGAAAAGTGAAGCTTCTTAGTGACAAATTTCCCATTGTCCGTGGATTACTTG GTTCCATCAAGAGGCGGCGATCAAGAGACACCCTCATTCTCTCAGCTGTCATTGCAGCTTGCACGTTATTTCTTATTATCTATTGGCTTTCAAAATAA